From the Diospyros lotus cultivar Yz01 chromosome 13, ASM1463336v1, whole genome shotgun sequence genome, one window contains:
- the LOC127788907 gene encoding laccase-7-like isoform X1, whose translation MRLKNIKTHLENLYTHQYHTSLSPSTVLQLATFPLWFPGEAESPWFLTFPLVSICRMPHAVFLLACGFALLASSVASAALVEHYFHVRNATVRRLCQEQVITTVNGSLPGPTIQVREGDSLTVHVFNDCPYPLTIHWHGLHQHMNAWADGTENTTQCPIRPGTSFTYRMNITGQEGTLFWHAHSQALQETVHGAFIIRPRRGRSYPFPKPYREFPIIIGEWWNDSIIDVTNAALAKGKGPDHSKAFTFNGQPGALHPCSADSTYKMKVIQGKTYMLRMINSALNMQFFFKIAFHRFTVVAIDGSYTNPMETEVVVIAPGQTVDVLLNANQQPDSYYMAALNFISWDGVPHEYKAATGILAYQHALTSTPPLMPILPFQNDSSTAFTFHSNLTELVTGPHYVPFPQEVDEFMFVTVGMGVLPCPKNATCEGPLDKRLSGSMNNQSFQFPTKLSLLEAFYYNISAVYTSDFPDYPPLPFDFTLQDNNFNETLVLVKDSTRLKKLKFNSTVQIVFQNTALISYESHPMHLHGMDFYVLAQGFGNYNPVNDPRKFNLVNPQRRSTIAVPADGWVVIRFGANNPGTWLLHCHVEMHLLWGQSMVFEVENGPTPSTSLPPPPPDLPKCYNFESILDRTPSIITQSS comes from the exons ATGcgtctaaaaaatataaagaccCACTTGGAGAATTTATACACCCACCAATACCATACTTCCCTGAGTCCTTCAACAGTATTACAGCTAGCAACTTTTCCCCTTTGGTTCCCAGGAGAAGCAGAATCCCCTTGGTTTCTCACTTTCCCTTTGGTTTCCATTTGCCGTATGCCTCACGCTGTCTTCTTACTTGCCTGCGGATTTGCTCTCTTGGCTTCATCCGTTGCCTCTGCCGCTCTTGTCGAGCATTATTTCCAT GTGAGGAACGCAACCGTCCGACGGCTTTGTCAGGAGCAGGTCATCACAACTGTGAATGGAAGCCTGCCGGGACCAACGATCCAGGTTCGCGAGGGCGACTCGCTTACCGTTCATGTCTTCAATGATTGCCCCTATCCACTAACTATCCATTG GCATGGGCTTCACCAGCACATGAATGCTTGGGCAGATGGAACTGAAAACACAACTCAATGTCCGATACGTCCTGGAACGAGTTTTACTTACAGGATGAATATCACCGGACAAGAAGGGACTCTCTTCTGGCACGCCCACTCTCAAGCACTCCAAGAAACCGTCCATGGCGCCTTCATCATCCGCCCCAGACGCGGCCGCTCGTATCCCTTTCCTAAGCCCTACAGAGAATTCCCAATTATTATTG GAGAGTGGTGGAATGATAGTATCATCGATGTCACGAATGCGGCGCTTGCGAAAGGCAAAGGACCTGATCATTCTAAAGCTTTCACCTTCAATGGCCAGCCCGGTGCTCTCCATCCATGCTCTGCAGATA gCACATACAAGATGAAGGTGATTCAAGGCAAGACTTACATGTTACGCATGATCAACTCTGCACTTAACATGCAATTCTTCTTCAAGATTGCCTTCCACAGATTCACAGTGGTCGCCATTGACGGCTCTTACACCAACCCAATGGAGACTGAAGTCGTCGTCATTGCCCCGGGCCAAACTGTCGATGTGCTGCTCAATGCTAACCAGCAACCAGACTCATATTACATGGCGGCACTAAACTTCATTAGCTGGGACGGCGTACCACACGAATACAAGGCTGCCACCGGGATCCTGGCATATCAGCATGCATTAACATCAACCCCGCCATTGATGCCAATCCTTCCATTCCAGAATGATTCCTCCACAGCTTTCACTTTCCACTCCAATCTCACCGAGCTTGTCACTGGGCCTCACTATGTTCCATTCCCGCAAGAAGTGGACGAGTTTATGTTTGTCACAGTGGGCATGGGCGTGTTGCCATGCCCAAAGAACGCCACTTGCGAAGGGCCACTTGATAAGAGATTATCGGGAAGCATGAACAACCAGTCCTTCCAGTTTCCAACCAAGCTATCGCTTTTGGAAGCCTTCTACTACAACATCAGTGCAGTCTACACCTCCGATTTTCCTGACTACCCGCCATTGCCATTTGACTTCACCTTGCAAGACAACAACTTCAACGAGACCCTTGTTCTAGTGAAGGACTCTACCAGGCTGAAGAAACTCAAGTTCAATTCAACAGTTCAGATTGTGTTTCAAAACACGGCCTTGATTTCTTATGAGAGCCACCCCATGCACTTGCATGGAATGGACTTCTATGTGTTAGCCCAGGGATTTGGCAACTACAACCCTGTAAATGATCCCAGGAAATTCAACCTCGTGAATCCTCAACGACGGAGCACCATTGCTGTGCCGGCTGATGGGTGGGTCGTGATTCGATTTGGAGCAAACAATCCag GTACATGGCTGTTGCATTGTCACGTAGAGATGCACTTGTTATGGGGGCAATCCATGGTTTTTGAGGTTGAGAATGGGCCAACTCCATCGACTTCATTGCCGCCGCCTCCCCCAGATCTACCCAAATGTTACAATTTCGAATCTATTCTAGATCGTACTCCTTCAATAATTACTCAATCTTCATGA
- the LOC127788907 gene encoding laccase-7-like isoform X3 yields MGFTCGSSKQAEAEAEAEAESEAPSFLASLWFPFAIWLKLSSWSPADLLSWLHPSPLPLMSSTISMHGLHQHMNAWADGTENTTQCPIRPGTSFTYRMNITGQEGTLFWHAHSQALQETVHGAFIIRPRRGRSYPFPKPYREFPIIIGEWWNDSIIDVTNAALAKGKGPDHSKAFTFNGQPGALHPCSADSTYKMKVIQGKTYMLRMINSALNMQFFFKIAFHRFTVVAIDGSYTNPMETEVVVIAPGQTVDVLLNANQQPDSYYMAALNFISWDGVPHEYKAATGILAYQHALTSTPPLMPILPFQNDSSTAFTFHSNLTELVTGPHYVPFPQEVDEFMFVTVGMGVLPCPKNATCEGPLDKRLSGSMNNQSFQFPTKLSLLEAFYYNISAVYTSDFPDYPPLPFDFTLQDNNFNETLVLVKDSTRLKKLKFNSTVQIVFQNTALISYESHPMHLHGMDFYVLAQGFGNYNPVNDPRKFNLVNPQRRSTIAVPADGWVVIRFGANNPGTWLLHCHVEMHLLWGQSMVFEVENGPTPSTSLPPPPPDLPKCYNFESILDRTPSIITQSS; encoded by the exons ATGGGCTTCACCTGTGGTTCCTCCAAACaagcagaagcagaagcagaagcagaagcgGAATCGGAGGCCCCTTCGTTTCTTGCTTCCCTTTGGTTTCCATTTGCCATATGGCTCAAGCTGTCTTCTTGGTCGCCTGCGGATTTGCTCTCTTGGCTTCATCCATCGCCTCTGCCGCTCATGTCGAGCACTATTTCCAt GCATGGGCTTCACCAGCACATGAATGCTTGGGCAGATGGAACTGAAAACACAACTCAATGTCCGATACGTCCTGGAACGAGTTTTACTTACAGGATGAATATCACCGGACAAGAAGGGACTCTCTTCTGGCACGCCCACTCTCAAGCACTCCAAGAAACCGTCCATGGCGCCTTCATCATCCGCCCCAGACGCGGCCGCTCGTATCCCTTTCCTAAGCCCTACAGAGAATTCCCAATTATTATTG GAGAGTGGTGGAATGATAGTATCATCGATGTCACGAATGCGGCGCTTGCGAAAGGCAAAGGACCTGATCATTCTAAAGCTTTCACCTTCAATGGCCAGCCCGGTGCTCTCCATCCATGCTCTGCAGATA gCACATACAAGATGAAGGTGATTCAAGGCAAGACTTACATGTTACGCATGATCAACTCTGCACTTAACATGCAATTCTTCTTCAAGATTGCCTTCCACAGATTCACAGTGGTCGCCATTGACGGCTCTTACACCAACCCAATGGAGACTGAAGTCGTCGTCATTGCCCCGGGCCAAACTGTCGATGTGCTGCTCAATGCTAACCAGCAACCAGACTCATATTACATGGCGGCACTAAACTTCATTAGCTGGGACGGCGTACCACACGAATACAAGGCTGCCACCGGGATCCTGGCATATCAGCATGCATTAACATCAACCCCGCCATTGATGCCAATCCTTCCATTCCAGAATGATTCCTCCACAGCTTTCACTTTCCACTCCAATCTCACCGAGCTTGTCACTGGGCCTCACTATGTTCCATTCCCGCAAGAAGTGGACGAGTTTATGTTTGTCACAGTGGGCATGGGCGTGTTGCCATGCCCAAAGAACGCCACTTGCGAAGGGCCACTTGATAAGAGATTATCGGGAAGCATGAACAACCAGTCCTTCCAGTTTCCAACCAAGCTATCGCTTTTGGAAGCCTTCTACTACAACATCAGTGCAGTCTACACCTCCGATTTTCCTGACTACCCGCCATTGCCATTTGACTTCACCTTGCAAGACAACAACTTCAACGAGACCCTTGTTCTAGTGAAGGACTCTACCAGGCTGAAGAAACTCAAGTTCAATTCAACAGTTCAGATTGTGTTTCAAAACACGGCCTTGATTTCTTATGAGAGCCACCCCATGCACTTGCATGGAATGGACTTCTATGTGTTAGCCCAGGGATTTGGCAACTACAACCCTGTAAATGATCCCAGGAAATTCAACCTCGTGAATCCTCAACGACGGAGCACCATTGCTGTGCCGGCTGATGGGTGGGTCGTGATTCGATTTGGAGCAAACAATCCag GTACATGGCTGTTGCATTGTCACGTAGAGATGCACTTGTTATGGGGGCAATCCATGGTTTTTGAGGTTGAGAATGGGCCAACTCCATCGACTTCATTGCCGCCGCCTCCCCCAGATCTACCCAAATGTTACAATTTCGAATCTATTCTAGATCGTACTCCTTCAATAATTACTCAATCTTCATGA
- the LOC127788907 gene encoding laccase-7-like isoform X2: MFHEGLDLNAINFDGLHLWFLQTSRSRSRSRSGIGGPFVSCFPLVSICHMAQAVFLVACGFALLASSIASAAHVEHYFHVRNATVRRLCQEQVITTVNGSLPGPTIQVREGDSLTVHVFNDCPYPLTIHWHGLHQHMNAWADGTENTTQCPIRPGTSFTYRMNITGQEGTLFWHAHSQALQETVHGAFIIRPRRGRSYPFPKPYREFPIIIGEWWNDSIIDVTNAALAKGKGPDHSKAFTFNGQPGALHPCSADSTYKMKVIQGKTYMLRMINSALNMQFFFKIAFHRFTVVAIDGSYTNPMETEVVVIAPGQTVDVLLNANQQPDSYYMAALNFISWDGVPHEYKAATGILAYQHALTSTPPLMPILPFQNDSSTAFTFHSNLTELVTGPHYVPFPQEVDEFMFVTVGMGVLPCPKNATCEGPLDKRLSGSMNNQSFQFPTKLSLLEAFYYNISAVYTSDFPDYPPLPFDFTLQDNNFNETLVLVKDSTRLKKLKFNSTVQIVFQNTALISYESHPMHLHGMDFYVLAQGFGNYNPVNDPRKFNLVNPQRRSTIAVPADGWVVIRFGANNPGTWLLHCHVEMHLLWGQSMVFEVENGPTPSTSLPPPPPDLPKCYNFESILDRTPSIITQSS, translated from the exons ATGTTCCATGAAGGCCTTGATTTGAACGCTATAAACTTCGATGGGCTTCACCTGTGGTTCCTCCAAACaagcagaagcagaagcagaagcagaagcgGAATCGGAGGCCCCTTCGTTTCTTGCTTCCCTTTGGTTTCCATTTGCCATATGGCTCAAGCTGTCTTCTTGGTCGCCTGCGGATTTGCTCTCTTGGCTTCATCCATCGCCTCTGCCGCTCATGTCGAGCACTATTTCCAt GTGAGGAACGCAACCGTCCGACGGCTTTGTCAGGAGCAGGTCATCACAACTGTGAATGGAAGCCTGCCGGGACCAACGATCCAGGTTCGCGAGGGCGACTCGCTTACCGTTCATGTCTTCAATGATTGCCCCTATCCACTAACTATCCATTG GCATGGGCTTCACCAGCACATGAATGCTTGGGCAGATGGAACTGAAAACACAACTCAATGTCCGATACGTCCTGGAACGAGTTTTACTTACAGGATGAATATCACCGGACAAGAAGGGACTCTCTTCTGGCACGCCCACTCTCAAGCACTCCAAGAAACCGTCCATGGCGCCTTCATCATCCGCCCCAGACGCGGCCGCTCGTATCCCTTTCCTAAGCCCTACAGAGAATTCCCAATTATTATTG GAGAGTGGTGGAATGATAGTATCATCGATGTCACGAATGCGGCGCTTGCGAAAGGCAAAGGACCTGATCATTCTAAAGCTTTCACCTTCAATGGCCAGCCCGGTGCTCTCCATCCATGCTCTGCAGATA gCACATACAAGATGAAGGTGATTCAAGGCAAGACTTACATGTTACGCATGATCAACTCTGCACTTAACATGCAATTCTTCTTCAAGATTGCCTTCCACAGATTCACAGTGGTCGCCATTGACGGCTCTTACACCAACCCAATGGAGACTGAAGTCGTCGTCATTGCCCCGGGCCAAACTGTCGATGTGCTGCTCAATGCTAACCAGCAACCAGACTCATATTACATGGCGGCACTAAACTTCATTAGCTGGGACGGCGTACCACACGAATACAAGGCTGCCACCGGGATCCTGGCATATCAGCATGCATTAACATCAACCCCGCCATTGATGCCAATCCTTCCATTCCAGAATGATTCCTCCACAGCTTTCACTTTCCACTCCAATCTCACCGAGCTTGTCACTGGGCCTCACTATGTTCCATTCCCGCAAGAAGTGGACGAGTTTATGTTTGTCACAGTGGGCATGGGCGTGTTGCCATGCCCAAAGAACGCCACTTGCGAAGGGCCACTTGATAAGAGATTATCGGGAAGCATGAACAACCAGTCCTTCCAGTTTCCAACCAAGCTATCGCTTTTGGAAGCCTTCTACTACAACATCAGTGCAGTCTACACCTCCGATTTTCCTGACTACCCGCCATTGCCATTTGACTTCACCTTGCAAGACAACAACTTCAACGAGACCCTTGTTCTAGTGAAGGACTCTACCAGGCTGAAGAAACTCAAGTTCAATTCAACAGTTCAGATTGTGTTTCAAAACACGGCCTTGATTTCTTATGAGAGCCACCCCATGCACTTGCATGGAATGGACTTCTATGTGTTAGCCCAGGGATTTGGCAACTACAACCCTGTAAATGATCCCAGGAAATTCAACCTCGTGAATCCTCAACGACGGAGCACCATTGCTGTGCCGGCTGATGGGTGGGTCGTGATTCGATTTGGAGCAAACAATCCag GTACATGGCTGTTGCATTGTCACGTAGAGATGCACTTGTTATGGGGGCAATCCATGGTTTTTGAGGTTGAGAATGGGCCAACTCCATCGACTTCATTGCCGCCGCCTCCCCCAGATCTACCCAAATGTTACAATTTCGAATCTATTCTAGATCGTACTCCTTCAATAATTACTCAATCTTCATGA